Below is a genomic region from Ferrimicrobium sp..
CTTCTCGGAGGAGCATCTCGATGTCTTGCGACGTTTTGCGCGTCGCATCACCCTCTTTTTTGATGCAGATGCCGCTGGACAGAACGCTGCCGAGCGTCTCTGGGGTGAGGAGGAGAGTCGTGGTGTGGTCTTTGACGTGGTCACGCTTCCGGATAATCTCGATCCGGCCGATGCAGCGGTGAAGGATCCGGGCCTGGTGGAGGAGTCCCTTCGTCGCGCTGTCCCGATCACCCGTTTTCGACTTGAGCGTCTGTTGGGAAGCGGGGATCTCGGCTCCACCGAGGATCGTTCACGTGTGGCGAAGCAGGCGATCGCGATGATTGAGCGGCATCCCAACCACCTGATTCGTGGAGAGTACGTGGCTCTGATCGCTGATCGAACAGGCTTCTCTGTCAACGAGCTGATGGTACAGCTGCCAAAAGGGGCACGTTCTCGAGTCGTCGACGAGCAGGCTGGAGAAGCAGTAGTGCTGGACCGACCTGCGATTGAGGCGCTTCGGCTCTTGGTCCACGACCCTGCGGGGCTGGACGGAATTGTCGTCGCTGAGCTCTTCCGTGACCCCACACACCGACGGATCGTGAAGGCAATTCATGGTACCACTTCGCTATGGGAGGTGCAACAGCGGCTAGGAGAGGTAGCATCCGAGACGATGCTGCAGCTCTTTTTTCGGCTGGCTAGCGAACAGCCGGAGAGTGACAACAGTGCTGATGTGATAGCCACACTCGTGCTACGAGAATCCAAGCTCGAACTTGCGAAGTTGACGCGTTCTTTACGGGTCTCAGCAAGAGAGTTGACCGCGTTGATTGCGGAGGTCCCGAGGGTGCGACTTTTGATCGAGGAGCTTCAGGGGGACCGAACCAGGATGGAGCCTTGTGGCGAGCTAATCAATTGGTTGGTCTCCATGCGTTCACATGTCGGTGGGGAAGTGGAGATAGATCTTTCAGCCAACCCTCTGAACAGGCGCCCAGTTCTCGAGGATTACTAGGTGACAGACGGTCATAAGAAAACAGCGACACCTTCTGGCAGGTCCAAGTCGGTGGAGACATTCCCAGTAGTTGACGAGGTGAGTACTGAAAAGTTGGATCCTCCGATGAGCGTCGTGGATGCTGATGCCACTCTATCACGAGCTCCAGCAAGCGGGACCACCGATGATGATGATGCTGTTGTGTCGACGACGCCGAAGTCGGTGAGCAGCAGGCGTACCTCGGCGAAGGGGAGACGCGATAGTCAAGCGGCTGCGAGGGAGTCTATGCAGGTTATTAGGGCGGGTTTCACGATCAAGGAGGCCGACGACTTCTTGGCCTCGTTGTCGGGTGCAGCATTGCTCTCACGAGACGAGGAGGTTCAGTTAAGCGCCATTGTGCAAGAGCTCCAAGGTCGTGATCAGCGCACCCGCGAGGAAGAACGGGTCTTGGCCGCTGCTAAGGAGCGGTTTGTCTCATCGAACTTGCGTCTTGTCGCCTCCATCGCACGACGTATGCACGGAGGGGCCGTGCCGCTTGAGGATCTTATCCAAGAGGGCAATATCGGTCTGATGCGAGCAGTGGAACTCTATGACGGCCGTAAGGGATTTCGTTTCTCGACCTATGCCACCTGGTGGATACGACAAGCCATCTCACAAGCGATAGGGGAGTTCCGCAATGAGATTAGTTTGCCGCGATCCCTGCAACAGGATTTTCAGCGGATTCAGCAGATTCGGCTCGACCTGCAGCAGAAATTTGGTCGTGAGCCGCGA
It encodes:
- the dnaG gene encoding DNA primase, whose translation is MGYSELDIRRVLDATDIVTLIGASVALKRVGRRYVGLCPFHQERSGSFSVNGEDGVYYCFGCHAKGDAITFVRETQGIDFVDALEYLADRAHVTIEQATSTPTDRNVKTRLYDGYERLAQWYQAQLGDPLRGEAARAYLDKRGISPESIRAFGIGLSPMRVQLPFARLGIELGDWEEGGFGYRDQQGTLVDHMHGRIVFPIRDTTGRVVAFGGRILPEELERLDGKAAKYKNSSESPVYRKRRTLYNLDRARSAIVEKGVVIVCEGYTDVIALDQIGISNVVATCGTAFSEEHLDVLRRFARRITLFFDADAAGQNAAERLWGEEESRGVVFDVVTLPDNLDPADAAVKDPGLVEESLRRAVPITRFRLERLLGSGDLGSTEDRSRVAKQAIAMIERHPNHLIRGEYVALIADRTGFSVNELMVQLPKGARSRVVDEQAGEAVVLDRPAIEALRLLVHDPAGLDGIVVAELFRDPTHRRIVKAIHGTTSLWEVQQRLGEVASETMLQLFFRLASEQPESDNSADVIATLVLRESKLELAKLTRSLRVSARELTALIAEVPRVRLLIEELQGDRTRMEPCGELINWLVSMRSHVGGEVEIDLSANPLNRRPVLEDY
- a CDS encoding sigma-70 family RNA polymerase sigma factor; translated protein: MSVVDADATLSRAPASGTTDDDDAVVSTTPKSVSSRRTSAKGRRDSQAAARESMQVIRAGFTIKEADDFLASLSGAALLSRDEEVQLSAIVQELQGRDQRTREEERVLAAAKERFVSSNLRLVASIARRMHGGAVPLEDLIQEGNIGLMRAVELYDGRKGFRFSTYATWWIRQAISQAIGEFRNEISLPRSLQQDFQRIQQIRLDLQQKFGREPRLEEVADACGLELFRVEEILMYAQSVLSLEASPTTDSGSEAVLGDAVPDRSSPPIEETVTSQDLGRIVQLVLDQLEERERAILVYRFGLNGEEPHSIEQASDRFGVSRERVRQVEARAISRLRRNESTQALKEVLRDG